The following proteins are co-located in the Solea senegalensis isolate Sse05_10M linkage group LG12, IFAPA_SoseM_1, whole genome shotgun sequence genome:
- the LOC122778066 gene encoding protocadherin gamma-A5-like — protein sequence MNRQVLFICLHVLHSVVGQISYTIPEEMTKGSLVGNIAQDLGLEIKRLISGKAKIYTRNTDEYIELNRERGVLLVKERIDREALCTETTICALHFQILLENPMEFYSVTVQITDVNDNAPTFEQRRIAFKISESAITGVKFELEGAVDLDVGINGVHKYELKPTDNFALKLQNNADGNKNVEMVLQKPLDREKQEQISLVLTAVDGGEPQMSGTMLIVITVLDANDNAPVFTQSTYKATVTENSPKGTVVATVTATDADQGSNGKITYSIINTLENIRKMFEVNQENGEIILMSNIDFERSRHFQINIRATDEGGLTDSCKLIIDVQDMNDNKPEINIMSKSNVISEDAKVKTVVTMINIEDRDSSENGKVQCFINENVPFLLQTSTSNFYSLVTDSELDRERASEYNITVTCSDEGVPSLSSSVTLTLQISDVNDNAPVFERSSYEAYIVENNTPGLSIFTVKARDVDWNQNARVSYILEDSSVNGVPVSSYVSVSADSGVIHAVRSFDYEQIKYFHFRVKAQDGGSPPLSSNVTVKILIQDQNDNPPQVLYPVQTGGSVVGEMVPRSADVGYLVSKVVAVDVDSGQNAWLSYKLQKATDRALFEVGLQNGEIRTIRQVTDKDPVNQKLTVIVEDNGQPSRSATVIVNVAVADSFSEVMSEFTDFKQDKEYNDNLTFYLVLALAVVSFLFITCLVVIISVKIYRWRQSRVLYHSNLPVIPYYPPRYSDTLGGTGTLQHVYNYEVCRTTDSRKSDCKFGRAGSQNVLIMDPSSTATMQRIQSEKNILDEPDSPLEVS from the coding sequence ATGAATCGGCAAGTACTGTTTATCTGTCTCCATGTTCTCCACTCGGTGGTCGGTCAGATCAGCTACACGATTCCCGAGGAAATGACCAAAGGATCTCTGGTGGGAAATATAGCACAAGATTTGGGTTTGGAGATAAAGCGTTTGATATCGGGTAAAGCTAAAATCTATACGAGGAACACCGACGAGTACATCGAGCTGAACAGAGAAAGAGGAGTCCTCCTCGTCAAAGAAAGAATCGACAGGGAGGCGCTGTGTACAGAGACGACGATTTGTGCTTTACATTTTCAGATTCTTTTAGAGAATCCGATGGAattttacagtgttacagtcCAGATCACAGATGTCAATGACAATGCACCGACATTTGAACAAAGAAGAATAGCATTTAAAATTAGCGAGTCAGCGATTACAGGGGTGAAATTTGAGCTGGAAGGAGCTGTTGATCTTGATGTAGGAATTAATGGAgttcataaatatgaattaaaaccaACAGATAATTTCGCTCTCAAATTACAAAATAACGCtgatggaaacaaaaatgtagaGATGGTGCTGCAGAAACCTTTAGACAGAGAGAAGCAGGAGCAGATATCTCTGGTGTTAACAGCTGTAGATGGAGGAGAGCCGCAGATGTCAGGAACAATGCTGATTGTTATTACAGTTTTAGACGCTAATGATAACGCACCTGTTTTTACACAGTCTACATACAAGGCTACAGTTACTGAGAATTCACCTAAAGGAACAGTTGTGGCCACTGTTACTGCCACAGATGCAGATCAAGGCTCTAACGGTAAAATAACATATTCAATAATAAACACGTTGGAAAACATAAGGAAAATGTTTGAGGTAAATCAGGAAAACGGGGAAATTATCTTAATGTCAAACATTGACTTCGAAAGGTCGAGacactttcaaataaatatacGTGCTACTGACGAGGGAGGGTTGACTGATTCATGTAAATTAATTATTGATGTACAGGATATGAATGACAACAAGCCAGAAATTAACATCATGTCAAAGTCAAACGTTATTTCAGAGGATGCCAAAGTGAAGACAGTCGTTACAATGATTAACATCGAGGACAGGGATTCTAGTGAAAATGGAAAAGTTCAATGTTTTATCAACGAAAACGTGCCATTTCTTTTGCAAACATCGACAAGTAATTTCTATAGTTTAGTAACAGACAGTGaattagacagagagagagcctcAGAGTATAATATAACAGTGACGTGCTCTGATGAGGGAGTGCCCTCCCTCTCCAGCAGCGTCACTCTCACCTTACAGATCtctgatgtgaatgacaacgCGCCTGTCTTTGAGAGGAGCTCATATGAGGCCTACAttgtagaaaacaacacaccaggTCTCTCTATATTCACAGTGAAAGCCAGAGACGTTGACTGGAACCAGAATGCCCGTGTTTCTTACATactggaggactcctctgttaacGGAGTGCCAGTCTCCTCATATGTGTCCGTTAGTGCTGATAGTGGAGTCATACATGCAGTGCGCTCTTTTGACTACGAGCAGATCAAATATTTCCACTTCCGCGTCAAAGCTCAAGATGGaggttctcctccactcagtagtaatgtgactgtgaagATATTGATCCAGGACCAGAACGACAACCCCCCTCAGGTTCTGTATCCAGTCCAGACTGGTGGCTCTGTGGTGGGTGAGATGGTGCCTCGTTCAGCAGATGTGGGCTATCTGGTCTCTAAAGTGGTGGCTGTTGATGTGGACTCTGGACAGAATGCCTGGCTCTCCTATAAACTCCAGAAAGCCACAGACAGGGCACTGTTTGAAGTGGGCTTACAGAATGGAGAAATAAGAACCATCCGGCAAGTGACTGATAAAgatcctgtcaatcaaaaactgactGTTATAGTGGAGGACAACGGACAGCCCTCTCGTTCAGCTACAGTCATTGTTAACGTGGCGGTGGCGGACAGCTTCTCTGAAGTGATGTCGGAGTTCACTGACTTTAAACAGGACAAGGAGTACAATGACAACCTGACTTTTTACTTAGTGTTGGCTCTGGCTGtagtttccttcctcttcatcacgtGTTTAGTGGTTATTATCTCAGTGAAAATCTACAGATGGAGACAGTCTCGTGTCCTGTATCACTCCAATCTCCCTGTGATTCCATATTATCCACCCCGTTACTCAGACACTTTGGGTGGAACAGGGACTCTGCAACACGTGTACAATTACGAGGTGTGCAGGACAACTGACTCCAGAAAGAGTGACTGTAAGTTCGGCAGAGCTGGTAGTCAGAACGTGCTGATAATGGACCCCAGTTCTACAGCGACGATGCAGCGGATACAGAGTGAAAAGAACATCCTGGATGAACCAGATTCTCCTCTAGAGGTTAGTTAA
- the LOC122778054 gene encoding protocadherin gamma-A2-like has product MNRQVLFICLHVLHSVVGQISYTIPEEMTKGSLVGNIAQDLGLEIKRLISGKAKIYTRNTDEYIELNRERGVLLVKERIDREALCTETTLCALHFQILLENPMEFYSVTVQITDVNDNAPTFEQREITFKISESAISGAKFLLERAVDLDVGINGVHKYEIKPTDNFALKVHNNADGNKNVEMVLQKPLDREEEEQISLVLTAVDGGEPQMSGTMLIVITVLDINDNAPVFTQSTYKATVTENSPKGTVVATVTATDADQGSNAKITYSIANRLENIRKMFEVNQENGEIILIANIDFEKSRNFEINVLATDHGGLTETCKLIVDVQDVNDNKPEINIMSKSNVISEDAKVNTVVTMINIEDRDSGENGKVQCFIDENVPFILQTSTNNFYSLVTDSELDRERASEYNITVTCSDEGVPSLSSSVTLTLQISDVNDNAPVFERSLYEAYIVENNTPGLSIFTVKARDPDWNQNARVSYILEDSSVNGVPVSSYVSVSADSGVIHAVRSFDYEQIKDFHFLVKAQDGGSPPLSSNVTVKVLIQDQNDNPPQVLYPVQTGGSVVGEMVPRSADVGYLVSKVVAVDVDSGQNAWLSYKLQKATDRALFEVGLQNGEIRTIRQVTDKDPVNQKLTVIVEDNGQPSRSATVIVNVAVADSFSEVMSEFTDFKQDKEYNDNLTFYLVLALAVVSFLFITCLVVIISVKIYRWRQSRVLYHSNLPVIPYYPPRYSDTLGGTGTLQHVYNYEVCRTTDSRKSDCKFGRAGSQNVLIMDPSSTATMQRMQSEKNILDEPDSPLEVRPFTIQTL; this is encoded by the coding sequence ATGAATCGGCAAGTACTGTTTATCTGTCTCCATGTTCTCCACTCGGTGGTCGGTCAGATCAGCTACACGATTCCCGAGGAAATGACAAAAGGATCTCTGGTGGGAAATATAGCACAAGATCTGGGTTTGGAGATAAAGCGTTTGATATCGGGTAAAGCTAAAATCTATACGAGGAACACCGACGAGTACATCGAGCTGAACAGAGAAAGAGGAGTCCTCCTCGTCAAAGAAAGAATCGACAGGGAGGCGCTGTGTACAGAGACGACGCTTTGTGCTTTACATTTTCAGATACTTTTAGAGAATCCGATGGAattttacagtgttacagtcCAGATCACAGATGTCAATGACAATGCACCGACATTTGAACAAAGAGAAATTACCTTTAAAATTAGCGAGTCAGCCATTTCAGGAGCGAAATTTCTACTGGAAAGGGCTGTGGATCTTGATGTAGGAATTAATGGAGTTCATAAATACGAAATAAAACCAACAGATAATTTTGCTCTCAAAGTACACAATAACGCtgatggaaacaaaaatgtagaGATGGTGCTACAGAAACCtctagacagagaggaggaagagcagataTCTCTCGTGTTAACAGCTGTAGATGGAGGAGAACCGCAGATGTCAGGAACAATGCTGATTGTTATTACAGTATTAGACATAAATGATAATGCCCCTGTTTTTACACAGTCTACATACAAGGCTACAGTTACTGAGAATTCACCTAAAGGGACAGTTGTGGCCACTGTTACTGCCACCGATGCTGATCAAGGCTCTAATGctaaaataacatattcaaTTGCAAATAGATTGGAAAACATAAGGAAAATGTTTGAGGTAAATCAGGAAAACGGGGAAATTATCTTAATTGCAAATATTGACTTCGAGAAGTCAAGAAACTTCGAAATAAATGTATTGGCTACTGACCACGGAGGACTTACAGAGACTTGCAAATTAATTGTCGATGTACAAGATGTAAATGACAACAAGCCTGAAATTAATATAATGTCAAAGTCAAACGTTATTTCAGAGGATGCCAAAGTTAATACGGTCGTTACAATGATCAACATTGAGGACAGGGATTCTGGAGAAAATGGAAAAGTTCAATGTTTTATCGACGAAAACGTGCCATTCATTTTGCAAACATCAACTAATAATTTCTATAGTTTAGTCACAGACAGTGaattagacagagagagagcctcAGAGTATAATATAACAGTGACGTGTTCTGATGAGGGAGTGCCCTCCCTCTCCAGCAGCGTCACTCTCACCTTACAGATCtctgatgtgaatgacaacgCGCCTGTCTTTGAGAGGAGCTTATATGAGGCCTACAttgtagaaaacaacacaccaggTCTCTCTATATTCACAGTGAAAGCCAGAGACCCTGACTGGAACCAGAATGCCCGTGTTTCTTACATactggaggactcctctgttaacGGAGTGCCAGTCTCCTCATATGTGTCAGTTAGTGCTGATAGTGGAGTCATACATGCAGTGCGCTCTTTTGACTACGAGCAGATCAAAGATTTCCACTTCCTCGTCAAAGCCCAAGATGGaggttctcctccactcagcagtaatgtgactgtgaaagTACTGATCCAGGACCAGAACGACAACCCCCCTCAGGTTCTGTACCCAGTCCAGACGGGTGGTTCTGTGGTGGGTGAGATGGTGCCTCGTTCAGCAGATGTGGGCTATCTGGTCTCTAAAGTGGTGGCTGTTGATGTGGACTCTGGACAGAATGCCTGGCTCTCCTATAAACTCCAGAAAGCCACAGACAGGGCGCTGTTTGAAGTGGGCTTACAGAATGGAGAAATAAGAACTATCCGCCAAGTGACTGATAAAGATCCcgtcaatcaaaaactgactGTTATAGTGGAGGACAACGGACAGCCCTCTCGTTCAGCTACAGTCATTGTTAACGTGGCGGTGGCGGACAGCTTCTCTGAAGTGATGTCGGAGTTCACTGACTTTAAACAGGACAAGGAGTACAATGACAACCTGACTTTTTACTTAGTGTTGGCTCTGGCTGtagtttccttcctcttcatcacgtGTTTAGTGGTTATTATCTCAGTGAAAATCTACAGATGGAGACAGTCTCGTGTCCTGTATCACTCCAATCTCCCCGTGATTCCATATTATCCACCACGTTACTCAGACACTTTGGGTGGGACAGGGACTCTCCAACACGTGTACAATTACGAGGTGTGCAGGACGACTGACTCCAGAAAGAGTGACTGTAAGTTCGGCAGAGCTGGTAGTCAGAACGTGCTGATAATGGACCCCAGTTCTACAGCGACGATGCAGCGGATGCAGAGTGAAAAGAACATCTTGGATGAACCAGACTCTCCTCTAGAGGTGAGGCCTTTTACAATTCAAACGCTATAA
- the LOC122778043 gene encoding protocadherin beta-16-like → MRRQVLLFLSALCLGYVIGQVSYSIPEEMAKGSVVGNIAHDLGLDLKRIRSGKARVYTGGSAEYIGLNKERGVLLIQERIDREALCGEMTPCALHFQLILENPMELFRVTVEITDINDNAPSFTNAEKRFEISESAVIGSKFMLEKAIDSDIGTNGLQQYSLTPVDNFVLKLENQADGNKKAELVLQKSLDREKQNYISLLLTALDGGEPQMSGTMQIFISVLDANDNAPTFAKPLYRAKILENSPKGTSITTVSASDKDIGSNGEVSYLIAPSKRLLNELFKIDSKSGEIILIGEIDYEKANAYQIDIEVIDSGGLSDSTKVIVDVIDINDNNPHINIVSKSESILEDSPPNTVIAMLSISDPDSENNGKVECNIESNIPFKIQTTLSGFYTLITEIALDRELAARYNITVTCSDEGVPSLSSSVTLTLQISDVNDNAPVFERSSYEAYIVENNTPGLSIFTVKARDADWNQNARVSYILEDSSVNGVPVSSYVSVSADSGVIHAVRSFDYEQIKDFHFSVKAQDGGSPPLSSNVTVKILIQDQNDNPPQVLYPVQTGGSVVGEMVPRSADVGYLVSKVVAVDVDSGQNAWLSYKLQKATDRALFEVGLQNGEIRTIRQVTDKDPVNQKLTVIVEDNGQPSRSVTVIVNVAVADSFSEVLSEFTDFKQDKEYNDNLTFYLVLALAVVSFLFITCLVVIISVKIYRWRQSRVLYHSNLPVIPYYPPRYSDTLGATGTLQHVYNYEVCRTTDSRKSDCKFGRAGSQNVLIMDPSSTATMQRIQSEKSILDEPDSPLEVRKHFSQSQFTVSVCDH, encoded by the exons ATGAGACGGCAAGTACTGTTGTTTCTTTCGGCTCTATGCCTCGGCTACGTGATCGGGCAGGTCAGTTACTCGATTCCCGAAGAAATGGCCAAAGGATCAGTCGTCGGGAACATCGCTCATGATTTAGGATTGGATCTTAAAAGAATACGATCTGGTAAAGCTCGTGTCTACACGGGAGGCAGTGCAGAATACATCGGGCTGAATAAAGAAAGGGGAGTACTCCTTATCCAAGAGAGAATAGACAGAGAGGCTCTATGCGGAGAGATGACGCCTTGTGCTTTACATTTCCAGTTAATTCTGGAAAATCCAATGGAGTTGTTTCGTGTTACTGTGGAGATTACCGATATAAACGACAATGCTCCCAGTTTTACAAACGCAGAGAAGCGTTTTGAAATTAGTGAGTCCGCTGTTATAGGATCGAAATTTATGTTAGAGAAAGCAATTGATTCGGATATTGGGACGAATGGCTTACAGCAATACTCACTCACTCCGGTGGATAACTTTGTATTAAAACTAGAAAATCAGGCAGATGGAAATAAAAAGGCAGAGTTGGTGCTGCAGAAGTCACTAGATCGAGAAAAACAGAAttatatttcactgttactGACTGCTTTAGATGGAGGGGAGCCACAAATGTCGGGGACGATGCAGATATTCATTAGCGTACTAGATGCGAATGACAATGCACCTACATTCGCTAAACCGCTGTACAGAGCAAAAATACTGGAAAATTCTCCAAAGGGCACCAGTATAACGACTGTAAGTGCATCTGATAAAGACATTGGCTCAAACGGAGAAGTATCGTATCTGATAGCTCCTAGCAAAcgtcttttaaatgaactgtttaAAATTGACTCGAAAAGTGGTGAAATCATTCTCATAGGAGAAATAGATTATGAGAAAGCAAACGCTTATCAGATCGATATTGAAGTTATTGACAGCGGGGGGCTCTCTGATTCCACTAAGGTCATAGTTGATGTCATTGatataaatgacaataatccTCATATAAACATTGTTTCTAAATCTGAATCCATACTTGAGGACTCGCCACCAAACACTGTTATTGCAATGCTAAGCATAAGCGATCCAGATTCAGAGAATAATGGGAAAGTAGAGTGCAACATTGAAAGTAATATTCCCTTCAAAATACAGACAACATTAAGTGGGTTTTATACTTTAATTACAGAGATCGCTCTAGACAGAGAACTCGCTGCTCGATACAACATAACAGTGACGTGCTCTGATGAGGGAGTGCCCTCCCTCTCCAGCAGCGTCACTCTCACCTTACAGATCtctgatgtgaatgacaacgCGCCTGTCTTTGAGAGGAGCTCATATGAGGCCTACAttgtagaaaacaacacaccaggTCTCTCTATATTCACAGTGAAAGCCAGAGACGCTGACTGGAACCAGAATGCCCGTGTTTCTTACATactggaggactcctctgttaatGGAGTGCCAGTCTCCTCATATGTGTCCGTTAGTGCTGATAGTGGAGTCATACATGCAGTGCGCTCGTTTGACTACGAGCAGATCAAAGATTTCCACTTCAGCGTCAAAGCTCAGGATGGaggttctcctccactcagtagtaatgtgactgtgaagATACTGATCCAGGACCAGAACGACAACCCTCCTCAGGTTCTTTATCCAGTACAGACTGGTGGCTCTGTGGTGGGTGAGATGGTGCCTCGTTCAGCAGATGTGGGCTATCTGGTCTCTAAAGTGGTGGCTGTTGATGTGGACTCTGGACAGAATGCCTGGCTCTCCTATAAACTCCAGAAAGCCACAGACAGGGCGCTGTTTGAAGTGGGCTTACAGAATGGAGAAATAAGAACTATCCGCCAAGTGACTGATAAAGATCCTGTTAACCAAAAACTGACTGTTATAGTGGAGGACAACGGACAGCCCTCTCGTTCAGTTACAGTCATTGTTAACGTGGCGGTGGCGGACAGCTTCTCTGAAGTGCTGTCGGAGTTCACTGACTTTAAACAGGACAAGGAGTACAATGACAACCTGACTTTTTACTTAGTGTTGGCTCTGGCTGtagtttccttcctcttcatcacgtGTTTAGTGGTTATTATCTCAGTGAAAATCTACAGATGGAGACAGTCTCGTGTCCTGTATCACTCCAATCTCCCTGTGATTCCATATTATCCACCGCGTTACTCAGACACTTTGGGGGCGACAGGGACTCTCCAACACGTGTACAATTACGAGGTGTGCAGGACGACTGACTCCAGAAAGAGTGACTGTAAGTTCGGCAGAGCTGGTAGTCAGAACGTGCTGATCATGGACCCCAGTTCTACAGCAACGATGCAGAGGATACAGAGTGAAAAGAGCATCCTGGATGAACCAGACTCTCCTCTTGAG GTTAGGAAACATTTTTCTCAATCCCAATtcactgtttctgtctgtgaccACTGA
- the LOC122778065 gene encoding protocadherin gamma-A2-like — protein sequence MNRQVLFICLHVLHSVVGQISYTIPEEMTKGSLVGNIAQDLGLEIKRLISGKAKIYTRNTDEYIELNRERGVLLVKERIDREALCTETTICALHFQILLENPMEFYSVTVQITDVNDNAPTFEQRERKFKISESAITGAKFQLERAVDLDVGINGVHKYELKPTDNFALKVHNNADGNKNVEMVLQKPLDREKQEQISLVLTAVDGGEPQMSGTMLIVITVLDANDNAPVFTQSTYKATVTENSPKGTVVATVTATDADQGSYGKITYSIINTLENIRKMFEVNQEKGEIILIANIDFEKSRNFEINLLASDHGGLTDSCKLSVDVQDVNDNNPEINIMSKSNVISEDAKVNTVVTMINIEDRDSGEHGKVQCFINENVPFVLQTSTNNFYSLVTDSELDRERASEYNITVTCSDEGVPSLSSSVTLTLQISDVNDNAPVFERSSYEAYIVENNTPGLSIFTVKARDADWNQNARVSYILEDSSVNGVPVSSYVSVSADSGVIHAVRSFDYEQIKDFHFRVKAQDGGSPPLSSNVTVKILIQDQNDNPPQILYPVQTGGSVVGEMVPRSADVGYLVSKVVAVDVDSGQNAWLSYKLQKATDRALFEVGLQNGEIRTIRQVTDKDPVNQKLTVIVEDNGQPSRSATVIVNVAVADSFSEVLSEFTDFKQDKEYNDNLTFYLVLALAVVSFLFITCLVVIISVKIYRWRQSRFLYHSNLPVIPYYPPRYSDTLGGTGTLQHVYNYEVCRTTDSRKSDCKFGRAGSQNVLIMDPSSTGTMQRIQSEKSILDEPDSPLEVG from the coding sequence ATGAATCGGCAAGTACTGTTTATCTGTCTCCATGTTCTCCACTCGGTGGTCGGTCAGATCAGCTACACGATTCCCGAGGAAATGACCAAAGGATCTCTGGTGGGAAATATAGCACAAGATCTGGGTTTGGAGATAAAGCGTTTGATATCGGGTAAAGCTAAAATCTATACGAGGAACACCGACGAGTACATCGAGCTGAACAGAGAAAGAGGAGTCCTCCTCGTCAAAGAAAGAATCGACAGGGAGGCGCTGTGTACAGAGACGACGATTTGTGCTTTACATTTTCAGATCCTTTTAGAGAATCCGATGGAattttacagtgttacagtgcaGATCACAGATGTCAATGATAATGCACCGACATTTGAACAAAGAGAAAGGAAATTCAAAATTAGCGAGTCAGCAATTACAGGGGCGAAATTTCAACTTGAAAGGGCTGTGGATCTTGATGTAGGAATTAATGGAgttcataaatatgaattaaaaccaACAGATAATTTTGCTCTCAAAGTACACAATAACGCtgatggaaacaaaaatgttgagATGGTGCTACAGAAACCTTTAGACAGAGAGAAGCAGGAGCAGATATCTCTGGTGTTAACAGCTGTAGATGGAGGAGAGCCGCAGATGTCAGGAACAATGCTGATTGTTATTACAGTTTTAGACGCTAATGATAACGCCCCTGTTTTTACACAGTCTACATACAAGGCTACAGTTACTGAGAATTCACCTAAAGGAACAGTTGTGGCCACTGTTACTGCCACAGATGCAGATCAAGGCTCGTATGGTAAAATAACATATTCAATTATAAACACGTTGGAAAACATAAGGAAAATGTTTGAGGTAAATCAGGAAAAAGGGGAAATTATCTTAATTGCAAATATTGATTTCGAGAAGTCAAGAAACTTCGAAATAAATTTGTTGGCTAGTGACCACGGAGGACTTACAGATTCTTGCAAATTAAGTGTCGATGTACAAGATGTAAATGACAACAACCCGGAAATTAATATCATGTCAAAATCAAACGTTATTTCAGAGGATGCCAAAGTAAATACAGTCGTTACTATGATAAACATTGAGGACAGGGATTCTGGAGAACATGGCAAAGTTCAATGTTTTATCAACGAAAACGTGCCATTCGTTTTGCAAACATCAACTAATAATTTCTATAGTTTAGTAACAGACAGTGaattagacagagagagagcctcAGAGTATAATATAACAGTGACGTGTTCTGATGAGGGAGTGCCCTCCCTCTCCAGCAGCGTCACTCTCACCTTACAGATAtctgatgtgaatgacaacgCGCCTGTCTTTGAGAGGAGCTCATATGAGGCCTACAttgtagaaaacaacacaccaggTCTCTCTATATTCACAGTGAAAGCCAGAGACGCTGACTGGAACCAGAATGCCCGTGTTTCTTACATactggaggactcctctgttaacGGAGTGCCAGTCTCCTCATATGTGTCCGTTAGTGCTGATAGTGGAGTCATACATGCAGTGCGCTCTTTTGACTACGAGCAGATCAAAGATTTCCACTTCCGCGTCAAAGCTCAGGATGGaggttctcctccactcagtagtaatgtgactgtgaaaatacTGATCCAGGACCAGAACGACAACCCCCCTCAGATTCTGTATCCAGTCCAGACTGGTGGCTCTGTGGTGGGTGAGATGGTGCCTCGTTCAGCAGATGTGGGCTATCTGGTCTCTAAAGTGGTGGCTGTTGATGTGGACTCTGGACAGAATGCCTGGCTCTCCTATAAACTCCAGAAAGCCACAGACAGGGCGCTGTTTGAAGTTGGCTTACAGAATGGAGAAATAAGAACTATCCGCCAAGTGACTGATAAAgatcctgtcaatcaaaaactgactGTTATAGTGGAGGACAACGGACAGCCCTCTCGTTCAGCTACAGTCATTGTTAACGTGGCGGTGGCGGACAGCTTCTCTGAAGTGCTCTCAGAGTTCACTGACTTTAAACAGGACAAGGAGTACAATGACAACCTGACTTTTTACTTAGTGTTGGCTCTGGCTGtagtttccttcctcttcatcacgtGTTTAGTGGTTATTATTTCAGTGAAAATCTACAGATGGAGACAGTCTCGTTTCCTGTATCACTCCAATCTCCCTGTGATTCCATATTATCCACCGCGTTACTCAGACACTTTGGGGGGGACAGGGACTCTCCAACATGTGTACAATTACGAGGTGTGCAGGACGACTGACTCCAGAAAGAGTGACTGTAAGTTCGGCAGAGCTGGTAGTCAGAACGTGCTGATAATGGACCCCAGTTCTACAGGGACGATGCAGCGGATACAGAGTGAAAAGAGCATCCTGGATGAACCAGACTCTCCTCTCGAGGTTggttga